The sequence TACCAGATTTTAGGAAAAGTGAGTCAAGGTTTCACATCTCGACTTTGACTGCATAATTTTCGCCATTAACAACGGAATGTTTATTTGTCAAGCCTATTTTCCACGTTAATACTTTTCTATTGAGATGAACATAGAAATTTctatcaacttttttttttcataaatatatttaaagcaTACTCCAACTTTGCATAAtgactattttttgttttatcaatCAATAGTTTGCATTATCTGGATTTGTACTCCAATAATAACACAATCACGGCATTAACACAAATTACTGCAATATTTCTTGTTTGCATAATATTCGTTTCCGTTAGTTAAAgttaataattatatacatcAAAATATTTACTATAAATCTTTGTAGGTAGAGATCCCCAGgtttatagttatatataaattaagtcTTAGAAACTAGTTTAATCTTCAGTTTAGCAGTTCTAACTACATGGGTAATATGGGTCGCAACGATAAGTCATAACCATTGTTTTTGTACATGAAACGTGTTAATTCTAGAATGATTTAAATTTATGTGCTCCGGTAAGACGTAAAGAAAATTTACTCATGATCAAGATCGACATATGGGAGTGTGAAAAGTGAAAACCAAAGTTCCTTAAGGtacactattttaaaattttacaaaagtgcACTTATTAGATAGTGTGATgttttcacaaaataaaaaatatcggagttttaaaatagtataaatttttttagaaaagtgCACTTATTAGATAGTgatgttttcataaaataaaaaatatcggagttttaaaatagtataaatacatccgtaaataatagtaaattattaattaaaataatcaaCGAacctcaaaaaaaaatatttcctcgttttcttaagtttttttttgttttttcgagGTAAATTCGCGTTTATTCATGACAAAAAcctaatttattttaagtttcaCTTGATGTATAATATTTCACAAAACCAGTCAATTATGGAAGTTTATTGATCTACCCTATAACACCTTATTTaggaaaatttaatattaacgTAAACTTTTAACATGGTGCATAACCGAGTATCTGTAAGACTTTAGAGTAAAAGTTATACATCAACAGTTCGATTAGGCATGGACAAATTATCCGGATTCGAAGTTCATGTAACAAATAGAATCTAATTCAACATAGATATCTGAATGGTACATGATTTCCTATAtccaaaaaattaatatgaaccTGAACCGAATCCGAAAATTACAGGCATccaaaaatatatgaagtataaatattatatataaaatattagttatattaatacttataataattcaaatattaaaaattataattataattttaaatatattatttttttggataaatcggatattttagatattttttgttagttttggttatttttggatatttttggaCATGTTTGGATATACAAAAATAGACCCTAATcggatattttggataaaatggATTATTTTTCTATACATTTGGATCATAATAAGTCAATCCGAACCGGGTTTGATATTTTACGGTTCATTCGGATATACTCGATAATATTCAGATTTGCCAAGTAGTGAACCAATTATTTAGAGTTACCCGATATGTACAAATTTTCCTATTTCGAATTACACCGATATTCGAAATACCCGATCCAGATCCTAGTCTGATACTTGGATGCCCATGCCTAAGTTCAACACTCGTTCAAACGTATATAATCAAAAAGGTTGATACGTTTTCGTAATGAATCAAATAGACGACCCAATTAATGTAACTACGACTCTTCAGTGTCTGCCACGTTAAGACTCATTGGTGTTTACATTGTCAACACTATTATCACTTATATTACaaattaaggaaaaaaaattaatgtatcgAGTTATCCTGCTCTATAAATAGGCTGTTGCTCCAACACATATAACTTCACCCGAAGAAACACTCCTCTTATTTTAGGCAAAATTTTCTATcagcatttttttctttaatatctCTCTTTTTGTGATCTCTACCTCACAACATGGCTATGAAAACTTTCTTCGTTGTTTCTATGCTTCTCCTTGCCGTCTATTTGCAAACCACACTTGGTAAAAGATTCATGGCCTGCAAATTACTAATAGCTTTTTTTTAATGTACATATTGAAGATATCTACAATCATACAAACTAGATATAATCTTATCATACAATATCTTgttaaatcttttatcaaaaaaaaaaacaatatcttgTTATTCCTAGAAAAAGTAaggtatttttgtttattttgaatcgaaaaaatcatatttagatcggtaattaaaaaaaaatatagatcaCCATTTTTCCGACAATCATATATAGATCACTTAATGGAGGTTATATGCATGTAATAAATAAGTACCATTGCAATTAATTTCTTAGGGAACGAAGTCAAGTGCGAGAAGCTGGACAAAGACACGTGTGCGTTTGCGGTCTCGTCGACCGGTAAACGCTGCGTCTTGGAGCAGAGCATTAAGAGGAGTGGAATCGAGGGGTACACGTGTCGGTCCTCGGAGATAGAAGCAGACAAGGTCACAAACATTATTGAATCAGACGAGTGCATCAAAGCGTGTGGTCTAGACCGGAAATCTTTGGGTATATCCTCGGACGCACTATTGGAATCCCGGTTTACTCAGAAACTCTGCTCGGTTAAATGCTTAACCCAATGCCCTAACGTCGTCGATCTCTTCTTCAACCTTGCTGCTGGCGAAGGTACGGTGTTGTTAGACCTGTTCGGTTAAAATTACACATTTTCTCTAAATACATTtcggtttatttttttatactagGTGTATATTTGCCGAAGCTATGTGAATCACAAGAAGGACAATCAAGAAGAGCAATGTCGGAACTTAGGAGCTCGGGAATTGTGAGGGACACTCTTGGACCGGTTGGACCGGTCAAGTTAGGCGAGATGGCACCAGAGCCAGCTACTTCAATGGACTACATGCCGTACGCACCGGCACCAGAGCCAGCTACTTCAATGGACCACATGTCGTACGCGCCCGCACCTGCGTCGTATTAATTAATGCAAGCAAGCATAGAGAGAAGACGTACCATGTCTCATGAGAGATCTGAAGAGAATAATAAAGAAGTTTGTGTTTAGTTTTTATGGTTTTATTACATCGTTTAATGTTTGCTTATTATGTATTTCATAAAACACACCACGATGCATAAGGAGACAGTCAGAGTTGTGCACGATCTGGTGAATTATACTTGTAATATCGTATTATATACTAGTAATCAGTTTGAGCTTATTGATACCAAGATATACTCAAAACAGATCATTCATTTATGTACTATACTCTAGCAGAACCTCCCCTAGCCCCAAGTATGAGAATTGTTTTGTGGGCTCGATTAAAAGTATAGAACAAAGCCTCTTCCTCGCTGCGTCTTTCTTCCTCTTCACTGCCTCTATTGCTGCCGGTGTAATCAATTGGAAACAGTAGTCGACAATGGTGAGTCAAAGATAAAGACCCATATGGGTAAGCTCTGCGTGCCCTGAAACGTCTGAGTGGGAAAGAAACAAGGTTTGCTGAGTTCACTTTGGTTTTTAACTTCAGCTCCGATAGTTTAGTTAGAAGAAATGTATGAGAGAGTAGATTTTGTCTGAATTAGTCAAAGGTTCTGTCTATCAAAGGCTAATTTCATGTGAAAGTTTGTTCTGTCATTTCTACTTCTCTTGATGGTTTGGCTTTggggccaaaaaaaaaaactgaatgaCATTCCGAATTGTGATATATAGAAAGACTTAATAGGATTGATTTGGTTACTTATGTCACTAAAGTTGATTTACTttttccgtcacacatccgtttagaactccagagttaagcgtacTTAGGCTGGAGTAATGAGatgatgggtgacctatcggaaagtgattcgcgataccgtgcGAGTGAGATCAAAGCACGGGGAAAAGGTCATGTGGTAATTGCATAGCCAGTAAACAAGATTCTGACCTTGGAAAATTAACGCACCGTGGGGTCCACGGACCGAGTGAGCGGGTGTGGGTGGCtcattagccgtgggcggtcgGAGCtttataagtggtatcagagctggttagccatctcggtTCTGACCCGAAAGGCGTCTTGAGACCTATCATGGACGCAACaaggacgttgcgttctttgagaagggatgaattgtaacatcctgaattgtgatatatggaaaggcttaagaggattgatttggctacctatgtcaccaaaatTGACTTACAttttccgtcacacatccgtttagagctccagagttaagcgtacTTGGACTGGAGTAGtgaaaggatgggtgacctatcgggaagtgattcacGATACCATGCGAGTGAGGTCAAAGCATGTGGAAAGGTCATGTGGTATTGTGGTGATtacagggtcagtaaacaagacTTTGACCTTGAAAAATTAACGCACCGTCCATTAGATGGAATGGGATCCACGGGCCAAGTGAGCGGACGTGGATGGTCCATTAGCCATGGGCGGTCGGAGCTTTATAAAATACTTGAATGTCGCTTTACCTGGTGGTTACTGGAAGGTGAATAGTAAATGTTTTTAATGTTTGCTGTAGATATGCTTGCAATTTAGAAGGCGAGGGCATAGTCTTTAAAACTGCCCCCAAATCCGAAGAGAGCAGCTTTGAGAAGAAACTGGGTTACAACTGTGGAGATACTAACCATTTACTTTCTCATTGTCCTCTTCCTTTGGAAAATGGTATGTTTGTTAAATTATAGTATGTTACTTTCCTGTGCAGAACCGGTCCTAGAAAATATCAGACCAGAAgcaagtttaaaaaaataggCCGCTATTCTGAATTTCAAATCCAGGTTGGGCCAAGAGAGTATGCAACATTCAGATGTTGCCACTAGACTAAaggtaatttttgaaaaattatgccaaaattttatttacaataataaGGCCGGAAGCCACTGCTTCCTTGGCTTGGCCCAAGGACCGGCTCTGTTCCCGTGTAATCGTGTCTGTGACTAATAGATTCATTTATTGTGTGGAACATCTTTCACAATCCCTGGAGAGAGAGTTCACCAAGAGACCTTAGACCTACATACTTCACTTTTTTGTAAGTTAAAATCATTAAAGATTATATTTGGTTGTTTTTGTAGGAGAGACTAAATTCGCAAGTTGTTTCGTATGTAAAGAACATGGGGACATAAGCAAGAACTACCCTCAAAACAAGAATGGAGTTTACCCAATGGTACAATGCTCAAAtcttgttttgaaatttttcttgtCCCTTCGTATAGAATGAGTTTCAACGAGTTCCATCTCGTCAAAGACTGCCCTGATAAACTAAACAGAGATTCAGCCCCAACAAAGCGTTCAAGTAACATTTTCTTTCACTTCTTGAGCTTCTAATTCACTCCTAGTCAATGTATTTTCGCTTTCACTTGAACTGCCTATCAAGTGATTAGAGAGACAGCAGTAAATGCAATGGCTTTTATTCTTATAAAAAACCTAACGTTATCTCCCGCATGGAAGCACATGATTTGATGCTACACCAAGAGGGACACTCACTAAGTTCAGTGGAGACGATCTTGAGGACGATTTCTATGAAGAGCCTAAAAGCAGCAAGTAGATAAAGAGCTATGATGATGATACTACACTACACCTGATGATCCAGAGCAGAAGATCAtcccaaaaagaaacaaagtccAAAGGTTGTTAATTTCTTAGGCTAATACGAGAGGATCTGTCAATTTTGTaggaaagaattttttttgttctctatCTGCCTCTTACTCTTAGAGTCATTTAAGGAAAAGTTCCTATTTAAAGATTCATAACAATGTTATGTAATGAAACCACATCCAGTTCTGTTTCAGATCATCTCTAAACCGATCAAACCAACAAAGAACCAAATAGTTTAAACCGCATATCGTTTTGTCAACCAAACGGTAGACATAGTCCTCAAGTTGGATGGATAAGGATGTAAATATGCTAAAATTAGAGTAGAGCAGTTGTCCTAAAATAAAGCATGGTTAGGCGAATTTGAAGGATAGAGTTGAAGAAAAGGTGTGGTTTGATGTTAAAAGAGGAGAGGCATTAATGGTTGTCCGAGTTAGTCTCAGATTAGCCACTTCAAATCAAATTAAGAATCTCTTCTTTCCCACAAAAGAGGACAAGAACAAAACAAGAAGTAACATATCTCTAACATCATTGTTGTCTTAGGTTTACCTCCATCAACCAAACGCAATGGTCTGTTCTCTCATTCTCTTTTGTATCCTTTCTCTTTGTAATGAAGTTGTGTTATAGATGTTTGAATATTGTTTCTTGTTATGCCTTTATTTATTTGCGTTCACATAAGATCATATTGGTTTATTGTCCCATTTACAATCTTGGATTACGGTTTATCCGTATACTCATGTTTTGTATGAATTGGAAAGGCGAAC is a genomic window of Brassica napus cultivar Da-Ae chromosome A2, Da-Ae, whole genome shotgun sequence containing:
- the LOC106412321 gene encoding uncharacterized protein LOC106412321 — protein: MAMKTFFVVSMLLLAVYLQTTLGNEVKCEKLDKDTCAFAVSSTGKRCVLEQSIKRSGIEGYTCRSSEIEADKVTNIIESDECIKACGLDRKSLGISSDALLESRFTQKLCSVKCLTQCPNVVDLFFNLAAGEGVYLPKLCESQEGQSRRAMSELRSSGIVRDTLGPVGPVKLGEMAPEPATSMDYMPYAPAPEPATSMDHMSYAPAPASY